In Nitratiruptor sp. YY09-18, a single window of DNA contains:
- a CDS encoding glycine zipper 2TM domain-containing protein: MKKLFATLLPILFILAGCAQTGTPEYSPEATHQLLHYKEGKIVSIRPVAIKDNGTGAFLGAITGAVLGSLVGEGKGNTLATLAGGLSGMYVGSQVAKANAQELFIRLNNGRRVVVVVKGKQFYPGQRVRIIMNNGRIESVEPL; the protein is encoded by the coding sequence ATGAAAAAGTTATTTGCTACACTGTTACCAATTCTCTTCATCTTAGCAGGTTGTGCACAAACTGGCACACCAGAGTATAGCCCAGAAGCTACCCACCAATTGCTCCATTACAAAGAGGGCAAAATTGTCTCCATTCGCCCTGTGGCTATCAAGGATAATGGGACAGGCGCCTTTTTGGGTGCAATAACTGGAGCAGTTTTGGGATCACTCGTAGGAGAAGGCAAAGGCAATACACTTGCTACACTTGCTGGTGGGTTATCAGGTATGTATGTAGGAAGCCAAGTAGCAAAAGCAAATGCGCAAGAGCTTTTCATTAGACTCAACAATGGCAGAAGAGTTGTGGTTGTTGTCAAAGGAAAACAGTTTTATCCAGGCCAAAGAGTTCGCATCATTATGAACAATGGACGTATCGAGAGTGTAGAGCCTCTGTAA
- a CDS encoding glutamate-5-semialdehyde dehydrogenase has protein sequence MEKFLQKAKKSSADLLKLKSGEKKEILLQMADAIDTNTKAILEANTVDMENAERTNLSPALKDRLYLDEKRVAAMAQSVREIAMLKEPVGRVLDGWEIENGLRIEKVSIPIGVIGIIYESRPNVTSDAAALCFKSSNVVILKGGKEAQHSNEAIAKVLQDVLEKNNLPKEIIALLPDYSREGVSRLIKMDKYVDLIIPRGGEALIRYVSENATVPVVKHDKGLCHTYIDKDADFDKAIKIAVNAKVQRPGVCNAMETLLVDYAIKDEILLPLYEAFKPYETLLKGCSLTREVIDVKEASEEDFHTEYLENILSIKVVDGVDGAIEHIRKYGSGHSEAIVTENYTTAEKFLNEVDAACVYVNASTRFTDGGVFGFGAEVGISTNKLHARGPMGINDLTTYKYKIYGEGQIRE, from the coding sequence ATGGAAAAGTTTTTACAAAAAGCAAAAAAAAGCAGCGCAGACCTACTTAAACTCAAAAGCGGAGAAAAAAAGGAGATTCTTTTGCAAATGGCTGATGCTATAGATACAAACACAAAGGCCATCTTAGAAGCAAACACCGTCGATATGGAGAATGCTGAGCGTACAAATCTCTCACCAGCACTAAAAGACAGACTCTATCTTGATGAGAAAAGAGTTGCTGCAATGGCACAATCAGTAAGAGAGATTGCAATGCTTAAAGAGCCAGTAGGTAGAGTACTTGATGGTTGGGAGATTGAAAATGGGCTGCGAATCGAGAAGGTATCTATTCCCATCGGTGTTATTGGAATCATCTATGAGTCTCGGCCAAATGTGACAAGTGATGCAGCTGCTCTTTGCTTCAAATCAAGCAATGTGGTTATCCTCAAAGGTGGCAAAGAAGCCCAACACTCCAATGAAGCGATAGCAAAAGTGCTCCAAGATGTATTAGAAAAAAACAATCTTCCAAAAGAGATCATAGCACTCTTGCCTGATTATAGCCGTGAAGGGGTGAGTAGGCTTATTAAGATGGATAAGTATGTCGATCTTATCATTCCTCGTGGTGGGGAAGCCCTCATTCGCTATGTGAGTGAAAATGCTACAGTGCCTGTTGTCAAACACGACAAAGGTCTATGCCATACATATATCGATAAAGATGCCGATTTTGACAAGGCTATCAAAATAGCAGTCAATGCAAAAGTGCAGCGTCCTGGTGTATGCAATGCGATGGAGACACTTTTGGTTGATTATGCTATCAAAGATGAGATTCTTCTCCCACTCTATGAGGCTTTTAAACCCTATGAGACACTGCTCAAAGGCTGCAGTCTCACACGCGAAGTGATAGATGTAAAAGAGGCAAGCGAAGAGGATTTTCATACAGAGTATTTAGAGAACATTCTTTCAATCAAAGTAGTCGATGGTGTTGATGGAGCTATTGAACATATACGCAAATATGGCAGTGGTCACAGTGAAGCGATAGTGACAGAAAACTATACTACAGCTGAAAAGTTTCTCAATGAAGTAGATGCAGCATGTGTCTATGTCAATGCTTCAACACGTTTTACTGATGGGGGAGTTTTTGGCTTTGGAGCTGAAGTTGGAATATCAACCAATAAACTCCATGCACGAGGTCCTATGGGGATCAATGATCTGACAACATACAAATATAAAATCTATGGAGAGGGACAGATTCGAGAATAA
- a CDS encoding NAD(P)-binding domain-containing protein — protein sequence MDKIYDIAIIGAGPAGIGTAIESYIFGIKDILLIEKADNHSATIRTFYKDNKRVDKDWMGQSVECEGRIVFMDGTKETTLDLFDNLLDKHKIETMFNTEVEKVEKDGDIFIIYTTNNDKYLAKNVVVAIGKMGKPNKPSYKIPPSIKQFVNFNLDKCGKGEKILVVGGGNSAAEYAYFLADSNNVTLNYRRDKFTRLNPENQKIVDEYAKSGKLKLKLGVDITSLESEHGKPKVNFTDGSNEIYDRIIYAIGGTTPTEFLKKCGIELEGGKKVAVDENYETKTPGLFAAGDIVTETGGSIAIALNHGFAIAKCIKERITN from the coding sequence ATGGATAAAATCTACGATATTGCAATCATCGGAGCCGGTCCCGCTGGTATAGGAACTGCAATTGAGAGTTATATTTTTGGAATCAAGGATATTCTCCTCATAGAAAAAGCAGATAATCATAGTGCTACTATCCGTACTTTCTACAAAGATAATAAAAGAGTTGACAAAGACTGGATGGGTCAAAGTGTTGAATGTGAAGGACGAATCGTCTTCATGGATGGAACGAAAGAGACTACACTCGATCTTTTTGACAATCTTTTAGATAAGCATAAGATTGAGACAATGTTTAATACAGAAGTAGAAAAGGTAGAAAAAGATGGTGATATTTTTATCATTTATACAACCAACAATGATAAGTATTTAGCAAAAAATGTGGTGGTAGCAATTGGGAAAATGGGCAAACCCAATAAACCCTCCTACAAAATTCCACCATCAATCAAGCAGTTTGTTAATTTTAATCTCGATAAGTGCGGTAAAGGAGAGAAGATCTTGGTGGTAGGTGGAGGAAACTCAGCTGCAGAATATGCCTACTTCCTCGCTGACAGCAATAATGTAACACTCAACTACAGAAGAGACAAATTCACCCGTCTCAATCCAGAAAATCAAAAAATCGTAGATGAATATGCAAAAAGTGGCAAATTAAAGCTTAAACTCGGAGTAGATATCACTTCTTTGGAGAGTGAGCATGGTAAGCCAAAAGTTAATTTCACAGATGGATCGAACGAAATTTATGATAGGATCATCTATGCAATTGGTGGCACAACGCCTACAGAGTTTTTGAAAAAGTGTGGGATTGAGCTTGAAGGTGGCAAAAAAGTGGCTGTCGATGAAAATTATGAGACAAAAACACCTGGACTCTTTGCAGCAGGTGATATTGTCACTGAGACTGGAGGTAGTATAGCAATAGCGCTCAATCATGGATTTGCTATTGCAAAATGTATAAAAGAGAGGATAACAAATTAA
- a CDS encoding HDOD domain-containing protein has product MIEEILQQIEHLPPVPNVVRKLQDLYYLDAYNATDIEDIIMQDPNLVADILRIVNSPLYDFSREIVDIRQAIVLFGLEKIIEFALASFVDNLGAIDLSAYKINEQQFIRSAKQKSEITSSYVESKREKLLASNTAFLADVSKVIIANYVKEYEINLDIDPQMVFNEVDIQEKVALGFDTIEISALIFEKWNFDPHMIELLQTFKKRENPLQLALYNAREFTKLDGDIDKERMEEASKES; this is encoded by the coding sequence ATGATAGAAGAGATTTTGCAACAGATCGAGCATCTTCCTCCTGTGCCAAATGTAGTCCGAAAGCTTCAAGATCTCTACTATCTTGATGCATATAATGCAACAGATATCGAAGATATCATCATGCAAGATCCCAATCTCGTAGCTGATATTTTACGCATTGTTAACTCTCCCCTTTATGATTTTAGTAGAGAGATAGTAGATATCAGGCAAGCGATTGTACTTTTTGGGTTAGAAAAAATTATAGAGTTCGCTCTGGCCTCTTTTGTGGATAATCTAGGCGCAATTGATCTATCTGCCTATAAAATCAATGAGCAACAGTTTATTAGAAGCGCAAAGCAAAAGAGTGAGATTACATCAAGCTATGTAGAGAGTAAAAGAGAGAAGCTCCTTGCATCAAATACCGCATTTTTGGCTGATGTTTCAAAAGTTATCATTGCAAATTATGTAAAAGAGTATGAAATCAATCTCGATATAGATCCTCAAATGGTTTTCAATGAAGTAGATATACAAGAGAAAGTGGCATTAGGGTTTGATACTATTGAGATTTCAGCTTTGATTTTTGAGAAGTGGAATTTTGATCCTCATATGATTGAATTATTGCAAACATTCAAAAAGCGAGAAAATCCTTTGCAGCTAGCTTTGTATAACGCTAGAGAATTTACAAAACTCGATGGAGATATAGATAAAGAGCGAATGGAAGAGGCAAGTAAAGAGAGTTAA
- a CDS encoding NAD(P)H-dependent glycerol-3-phosphate dehydrogenase yields MKIGIIGAGQWGSALYFALSQKNEVYITSRHKHQLPHFVSFDEINKIEYLVLVLPAQVIREWLATHPLSKEHKVLLASKGIDIKTKKFLNEILEEYLPQHNLAFLSGPSFAAEVKKGLPTAVVVNSCNEKLAQTYAKAFPDFMKAYVDDDIVGAEIAGAYKNVIAIASGICDGLNLGNNARAALLARGLVEMERFAHHFGAKKDTFLGLSGAGDLFLTASSKLSRNYRVGLGLAQGKELQTILDELGEVAEGVYTSEAIFSIAKEENIYTPIANEVYAILHGKDPQQSIIDLLERT; encoded by the coding sequence ATGAAGATAGGAATTATTGGTGCAGGGCAGTGGGGGAGTGCACTCTATTTCGCACTCTCACAAAAGAATGAAGTCTATATCACCTCAAGGCATAAACATCAGCTTCCACATTTTGTATCTTTTGACGAGATAAATAAAATCGAGTATCTTGTATTGGTTTTGCCAGCGCAAGTCATAAGGGAGTGGTTAGCTACCCATCCTCTTAGCAAAGAGCATAAAGTCCTCTTGGCTAGTAAAGGGATCGACATCAAGACCAAGAAATTTCTTAACGAGATTTTAGAGGAGTATCTCCCACAGCACAATCTAGCATTTCTCTCTGGACCATCTTTTGCAGCAGAAGTCAAAAAGGGTCTTCCTACAGCAGTAGTGGTGAATTCTTGCAATGAGAAGCTGGCTCAAACATACGCGAAAGCTTTTCCAGATTTTATGAAAGCCTATGTGGATGATGACATAGTGGGAGCTGAGATTGCAGGAGCGTATAAAAATGTGATTGCAATAGCGAGTGGGATCTGTGATGGATTGAATCTAGGCAACAACGCACGAGCTGCACTTTTAGCTAGAGGTCTTGTGGAGATGGAGCGCTTTGCACACCATTTTGGAGCCAAAAAGGATACATTTTTGGGTCTGAGTGGAGCGGGGGATTTATTCCTTACTGCAAGCAGCAAGCTCTCACGCAACTACCGTGTGGGATTGGGGCTTGCTCAGGGAAAAGAACTGCAAACAATTCTTGATGAATTAGGAGAAGTAGCAGAGGGGGTGTATACTTCTGAAGCTATCTTTTCAATTGCCAAAGAGGAAAATATATATACTCCTATAGCCAATGAGGTCTATGCAATTTTACATGGCAAAGATCCTCAGCAAAGTATTATAGATCTGCTTGAAAGGACATAG
- a CDS encoding TrkA family potassium uptake protein translates to MQNGNILLFGYGRYGEQVAKNLALEGYNIIVAEENKNALKNASDDGFENLYVLNIHNDAQLTDIIMDNRIEKVFCAFDDEEQNIYLTITLKSIFRQIEVIAICESKETERKLKLAGANKVIDTMVVAANRLFYVLEKPGVAEAMDQILFKDRSIIFKEIRVTQGSIFDGKNLKDIDFQTTYGVIVIGMVDKELGNRFVFVTRGINHKIDAGDILVVIGKRDDVAKLEQLMRAKA, encoded by the coding sequence ATGCAAAACGGTAATATACTCCTCTTTGGTTACGGGAGATATGGAGAACAGGTTGCTAAAAACCTCGCTTTAGAAGGGTATAATATAATTGTTGCCGAAGAGAATAAAAATGCTCTAAAAAACGCATCAGATGATGGTTTCGAAAATCTCTATGTTTTAAATATACATAATGATGCGCAACTTACTGACATTATTATGGACAATAGAATTGAGAAGGTTTTTTGTGCTTTTGATGATGAAGAGCAAAATATCTACCTCACAATTACACTCAAATCTATTTTTAGACAAATCGAAGTCATTGCTATATGTGAATCGAAAGAGACTGAGCGCAAACTTAAACTAGCTGGAGCCAATAAAGTAATCGATACAATGGTTGTAGCTGCCAATCGACTCTTTTATGTTTTAGAAAAACCAGGTGTAGCAGAGGCTATGGATCAGATATTATTCAAAGATCGATCGATAATATTCAAAGAGATAAGAGTTACACAAGGATCAATTTTTGATGGGAAAAATCTCAAAGATATCGATTTTCAAACTACATATGGTGTGATTGTTATTGGTATGGTTGATAAAGAGCTTGGGAATAGATTTGTCTTTGTAACACGGGGGATCAATCATAAGATTGATGCTGGAGATATTCTCGTTGTCATTGGCAAAAGGGATGATGTGGCAAAATTAGAACAACTCATGAGGGCAAAAGCATGA
- a CDS encoding potassium channel protein produces MFSDLLVKLAFLIDNSIRYQKIKRFFKNLLENDEYPYKKYFDFFMIFLVISSVIIIIDEVKHPVNTLLYYYDVFFVTGVFIIEYFLRLWVYDDVHKIIINEYEESVFLERPFDTKRVIKEIIKRKFEYIFSPLAIIDLLAILPSYREIRILRIFVLFRVFKLLRYSSNITHFFEVLASKKTELFTLLLLVTFTVLVSGISIYVFEEHVNPNIKTLFDSFYWALVTISTVGYGDISPVTHEGRTITLIIILIGVGLISFATSIIVSAFSERLEDLKENRVYHKIHKLEEFYILCGYTHMAKLVARRLSQENIDFIIVDYDSDAVEEARNEGYLAIQKDATKHETFKKIDFDKVAAVMALTDSDMHNIYICLNIRSFSKNVFIIARTIDQNSQKKLSLAGANYLVSPYVTAGLFASKIIDQPIAIEAMNDILIARKNALCEQIEVLRGSMLDGAKVEDLALDKYKLILLGVVRINEQEKVSDKRHQFFFNPPQDFLIQAGDMLIILGYSISISYFKSRVVESSLENAKR; encoded by the coding sequence ATGTTTTCTGACCTTCTTGTTAAGCTTGCATTTTTAATAGACAACTCCATTCGCTACCAAAAAATCAAGAGGTTTTTTAAAAACCTCTTGGAAAATGATGAGTATCCTTATAAAAAATATTTCGATTTTTTTATGATTTTTTTGGTAATTTCAAGTGTCATAATCATAATAGATGAGGTAAAACATCCCGTTAATACACTTCTATACTACTATGATGTCTTTTTTGTTACAGGTGTCTTTATCATTGAGTATTTTTTGCGATTATGGGTATATGATGATGTGCATAAGATAATAATCAATGAATATGAAGAATCGGTCTTTTTAGAAAGACCTTTTGATACCAAAAGGGTCATCAAAGAGATCATAAAAAGAAAATTCGAGTATATCTTCTCGCCACTTGCAATAATCGATCTTTTGGCAATATTGCCTAGCTATAGAGAGATTAGAATCCTTCGTATATTTGTTCTTTTTCGCGTTTTTAAACTCTTGCGTTACTCAAGTAATATCACACATTTTTTTGAGGTGCTTGCGTCTAAAAAGACAGAACTTTTTACTCTTTTACTCCTTGTTACTTTCACAGTGCTTGTATCAGGTATCAGTATCTATGTCTTTGAAGAGCATGTCAATCCAAATATCAAAACCCTTTTTGATTCGTTTTATTGGGCATTAGTAACTATTTCAACAGTAGGATATGGGGATATATCTCCTGTAACCCATGAGGGGAGAACAATAACTCTCATAATCATTCTCATAGGTGTGGGACTCATCTCATTTGCTACCTCTATTATTGTTTCGGCATTTAGTGAAAGACTAGAAGATCTCAAAGAGAATAGAGTTTATCACAAAATACATAAACTTGAAGAGTTCTATATTCTGTGTGGATATACCCATATGGCAAAACTTGTAGCAAGGAGGCTGAGTCAAGAAAATATCGATTTTATTATAGTCGATTATGACAGCGATGCTGTTGAAGAGGCTAGAAATGAGGGATATTTAGCAATCCAAAAAGATGCTACCAAACATGAAACATTCAAAAAGATCGATTTTGATAAGGTAGCAGCTGTCATGGCTTTGACAGACAGTGATATGCATAATATCTACATATGCCTCAATATTCGTTCATTTAGTAAAAATGTCTTTATAATAGCAAGAACTATTGACCAAAACTCACAAAAAAAACTTAGCCTTGCTGGTGCAAACTATCTCGTATCACCCTATGTGACAGCTGGGCTTTTTGCAAGTAAGATTATCGATCAGCCAATCGCAATCGAAGCGATGAATGATATTTTAATAGCACGTAAAAATGCTTTATGTGAGCAGATAGAAGTACTACGTGGATCAATGCTTGATGGAGCCAAAGTAGAAGATCTAGCACTGGATAAGTATAAACTCATTCTTTTGGGTGTAGTGAGAATCAACGAGCAAGAAAAAGTCTCCGATAAAAGGCATCAATTCTTTTTTAATCCGCCTCAAGATTTTCTCATCCAGGCTGGTGATATGCTCATTATTTTGGGATACAGTATTAGTATTAGCTATTTTAAATCTCGTGTGGTAGAAAGTAGTTTGGAAAATGCAAAACGGTAA
- the gatB gene encoding Asp-tRNA(Asn)/Glu-tRNA(Gln) amidotransferase subunit GatB: MEFEVVIGLEVHVQLNTKTKMFCSCPTSFADTQNKNTCPTCLGLPGALPVINEDAVKKAMMFGRAVNATINKTSVFNRKNYFYPDLPKGYQISQFDIPIVENGYLYVDKEDGSKRKIGITRAHLEEDAGKNIHEGNISKVDLNRAGTPLLEIVSEPDIRSSEEAVQYLKKLHAIVRYLDISDANMQEGSFRCDANVSIRPKGDEKLYTRVEIKNLNSFRFIQRAIEYEIERHIEAWEDGVYDQEVVQETRLFDTNKGVTRSMRGKEESADYRYFPDPDLPPLVIPDEFYKETESIPELPDEKKERFISEYGIKPYDAALLAESKERAEYFEQMLATGIEPKNAVTWLTVELAARLNEKGLEITESPVDSQKLAKLVQRIEDKTISGKAAKDVLDFLMENSVDVDEAIDKLGLKQITDIGAIEIIIDEILSNNEDKVAEYKSGKEKLFGFFVGQVMKASKGKADPKLVNELLRKKLS, encoded by the coding sequence ATGGAGTTTGAAGTCGTTATAGGACTCGAAGTACACGTACAGCTCAATACGAAAACAAAGATGTTTTGCTCATGCCCAACAAGTTTTGCAGATACACAAAACAAAAATACATGTCCAACATGTTTGGGGTTACCTGGTGCTTTGCCTGTGATAAATGAAGATGCTGTCAAAAAGGCGATGATGTTTGGTCGTGCAGTCAATGCCACTATCAACAAAACTTCAGTATTCAACCGAAAAAATTACTTCTATCCAGATCTTCCTAAGGGGTATCAGATCAGTCAATTTGATATCCCAATAGTCGAAAATGGGTATCTCTATGTTGACAAAGAGGATGGAAGCAAACGCAAGATCGGAATTACAAGAGCGCACCTTGAAGAGGATGCTGGGAAGAATATCCATGAAGGAAATATTAGTAAAGTAGACCTCAACCGTGCCGGAACGCCACTCCTTGAAATTGTGAGCGAGCCAGATATACGCAGTAGTGAAGAGGCGGTGCAATATCTTAAAAAACTCCATGCAATTGTGCGCTATCTCGATATTAGTGATGCTAATATGCAAGAGGGTTCATTTCGCTGTGATGCCAATGTATCAATCAGACCAAAAGGTGATGAGAAGCTCTATACAAGAGTTGAGATCAAAAATCTCAACTCTTTTCGTTTTATCCAAAGAGCGATAGAGTATGAAATAGAGCGCCATATTGAGGCGTGGGAAGATGGAGTGTATGATCAAGAGGTGGTGCAAGAGACGCGCCTATTTGATACCAACAAAGGTGTAACCCGCAGCATGCGCGGCAAAGAGGAGAGTGCAGACTATCGCTACTTCCCAGACCCAGATCTTCCGCCACTTGTTATTCCAGATGAGTTTTACAAAGAGACAGAAAGTATCCCAGAACTTCCAGATGAGAAAAAAGAGCGCTTCATCAGTGAATATGGAATCAAGCCATACGATGCTGCGCTTTTGGCTGAATCAAAAGAACGCGCTGAGTATTTCGAGCAGATGCTTGCAACTGGGATAGAGCCAAAAAATGCCGTCACGTGGCTTACGGTTGAACTTGCAGCACGACTCAATGAAAAAGGGCTAGAGATCACAGAATCTCCTGTAGATAGCCAAAAACTTGCAAAACTTGTTCAACGTATCGAAGATAAAACGATTAGTGGAAAAGCTGCAAAAGATGTGCTCGATTTTCTCATGGAAAACAGTGTAGATGTGGATGAGGCAATTGATAAACTAGGTCTTAAGCAGATCACTGATATTGGAGCAATAGAGATAATAATAGATGAGATTTTGAGCAACAATGAAGATAAAGTTGCAGAGTACAAATCTGGCAAAGAGAAGCTCTTTGGATTTTTTGTAGGTCAGGTTATGAAAGCGAGTAAAGGAAAAGCAGACCCTAAACTTGTCAATGAACTATTGAGGAAAAAACTTTCATAA
- a CDS encoding thiamine phosphate synthase → MYRYKNIKSCVDKQHSWRRYTITSRASLLTYLISDPRYFGTSPWQIKKILSLSHRLKRPDLVCLRNKKSKNLKREAKAFLSQAKKLKIQKTILNSNITLAKRLHYFGVHLPASKIDYIKEAKRAKLFVIVSTHNEEEMKRAQRAGADMITYSPIFPTPNKGVPKGVKSLRKIVCKSKIPVIALGGIVTKRHIHKIKAARAAGFASIRYFVSPL, encoded by the coding sequence ATCTACAGATACAAGAATATAAAGAGCTGCGTAGACAAACAGCACTCCTGGAGGAGATACACCATAACCTCAAGAGCTAGTTTACTTACTTATCTCATTAGCGATCCTCGCTACTTTGGTACTTCCCCCTGGCAAATCAAGAAAATTCTATCTCTTTCTCATCGATTAAAACGCCCTGATTTAGTCTGTCTACGCAACAAGAAAAGCAAAAATCTCAAAAGAGAAGCAAAAGCTTTTCTCTCTCAAGCTAAAAAACTCAAAATACAAAAGACAATTCTCAATTCCAATATAACTCTTGCAAAGCGTCTTCACTATTTTGGCGTGCATCTTCCTGCAAGTAAAATAGATTACATAAAAGAGGCAAAGAGGGCAAAGCTTTTTGTAATTGTTAGTACGCACAATGAAGAGGAGATGAAAAGAGCCCAAAGAGCCGGTGCAGATATGATCACCTATAGTCCTATATTTCCCACGCCAAATAAAGGTGTACCAAAGGGCGTGAAGAGCTTGCGAAAAATTGTATGCAAAAGCAAAATCCCAGTAATTGCGTTGGGTGGAATAGTGACAAAAAGGCACATTCACAAAATCAAAGCTGCAAGAGCAGCCGGCTTTGCCTCCATTCGCTACTTTGTTTCACCTCTGTAA
- a CDS encoding F0F1 ATP synthase subunit A → MEGIFTFFGLISENHTFLFVVHMLLAALLALIVGKLAVRNLRVVPAGCQNVMEAYLQGVIGMGKDVIGESYAKKYLPLVATLGLFIFFSNIMEIIPGFEPPSGNINFTLALAIIVFIYYNFEGIRKNGLVHYIAHFAGPVKLLAPLMFPIEIVSHISRIISLSFRLFGNIKGDDLFVWVLLMLAPWIVPLPGFALMTFSALLQTFIFMILTYVYLAGAVLLHEESL, encoded by the coding sequence ATGGAAGGGATCTTCACATTTTTCGGGCTCATATCCGAAAATCATACCTTTTTATTCGTTGTGCATATGCTACTTGCAGCACTCTTGGCTCTCATTGTAGGTAAGCTTGCAGTGCGCAATCTCAGAGTTGTCCCTGCAGGATGCCAAAATGTTATGGAAGCCTATTTGCAAGGCGTTATAGGCATGGGAAAAGATGTTATAGGTGAGAGTTATGCGAAAAAGTATCTTCCACTTGTAGCAACACTTGGTCTTTTTATCTTTTTTTCAAACATCATGGAGATAATCCCGGGTTTTGAGCCACCATCTGGGAATATCAACTTCACACTTGCACTTGCAATCATTGTATTTATCTACTACAACTTTGAAGGTATCAGGAAAAATGGTCTAGTACACTACATCGCACATTTTGCTGGTCCTGTGAAGTTGCTTGCACCATTGATGTTTCCTATCGAGATAGTATCTCATATCTCTCGCATCATTTCACTCTCATTCCGACTTTTTGGTAACATTAAAGGTGATGATCTCTTTGTATGGGTACTGTTGATGTTAGCGCCATGGATTGTTCCTCTTCCAGGTTTTGCCCTTATGACATTTAGCGCATTATTGCAGACTTTCATTTTTATGATTTTGACATATGTCTATCTTGCTGGCGCAGTTCTTCTCCATGAGGAGTCTTTATAG
- a CDS encoding TIGR02757 family protein: MESTFSSDLHRLLEEAYHTFNATSMLGANMPDPIIVARRYKDEKIALVCALFGYGNAKQILKFLESIDFGLLQKPKRVKNLYYRFQKSEDVYQLFFTLSRIDSLQEAFMRGYKESGDILQGVRTIQEELYALSSYRSYGYNFLLGKPLGKDPHKLGTYKRWLMFLRWMVRDDGIDLGLWRGVKKSDLILPLDTHTFRTTQKLGLLKRKSYDMQAALEVTHNLRRYDADDPVKYDIALYRLGQLKLI, encoded by the coding sequence TTGGAGAGCACTTTCAGTTCTGATCTTCATAGGCTCCTTGAAGAGGCCTATCATACCTTCAATGCGACTTCCATGCTTGGAGCCAATATGCCAGACCCTATCATCGTAGCTCGCAGATATAAAGATGAAAAGATTGCCCTTGTGTGTGCACTCTTTGGCTATGGCAATGCAAAGCAAATACTTAAATTTTTGGAATCTATCGATTTTGGATTACTGCAAAAGCCAAAAAGAGTGAAAAATCTCTACTACCGCTTTCAAAAGAGTGAGGATGTCTATCAACTCTTTTTCACTCTCTCACGCATAGATTCTTTGCAAGAGGCTTTCATGCGTGGCTATAAAGAGAGTGGCGACATTTTACAAGGAGTGCGTACTATACAAGAGGAGCTCTATGCTCTGAGTAGCTATCGCTCTTATGGATATAACTTTTTACTAGGAAAACCTCTAGGGAAAGATCCACATAAACTTGGCACTTATAAGCGTTGGCTCATGTTTTTGCGCTGGATGGTGCGAGATGATGGGATCGATCTGGGACTTTGGAGGGGAGTAAAAAAGAGCGATCTTATTTTGCCACTCGATACGCACACTTTTCGTACTACACAAAAACTAGGTCTTTTAAAGAGAAAAAGTTATGATATGCAAGCAGCCCTTGAAGTGACACACAACCTGCGTAGATATGATGCAGATGATCCGGTCAAATATGATATAGCACTCTATAGACTTGGTCAATTAAAATTAATATAA